A part of Dermacentor variabilis isolate Ectoservices chromosome 10, ASM5094787v1, whole genome shotgun sequence genomic DNA contains:
- the LOC142559684 gene encoding uncharacterized protein LOC142559684 — MAAARIQRWALHLGAYRYRLQYAPGRQMLNADALSRLPQRSSESDDDALAGPKEDQDDWLPLPASEVYTRNYGVGSKWTPGHVKATSGARMVTVETSDGVIQRHVDQVRPRQEVPGVKPTVTTTTTHRSEPDQATQLQHPETVNPDEGITARRIPNGTRSPDFAAPDIPVAPLHTGVAQQTLRRSTRERKPVQRFHF, encoded by the exons ATGGCCGCCGCACGGATACAACGTTGGGCACTCCACCTGGGGGCCTACCGCTACCGGCTACAGTATGCACCAGGACGACAGATGCTGAACGCTGACGCCCTCAGCCGACTTCCGCAAAGATCTTCGGAATCTGACGATGACG CACTTGCAGGGCCAAAAGAGGACCAAGATGACTGGCTGCCGCTACCTGCAAGTGAAGTGTATACCCGCAATTACGGTGTGGGGAGCAAGTGGACGCCCGGTCATGTGAAGGCGACGTCGGGAGCGAGAATGGTGACCGTGGAAACATCAGACGGAGTCATCCAGCGGCACGTGGACCAGGTCCGCCCTCGACAGGAAGTACCAGGCGTCAAACCGACAGtaactacaaccaccacacatcgCAGTGAGCCGGACCAAGCAACACAACTACAGCATCCAGAAACGGTGAATCCGGATGAAGGCATAACCGCTCGGCGCATTCCAAATGGCACCCGTTCTCCAGACTTTGCGGCACCAGATATTCCGGTGGCCCCGTTGCATACAGGTGTCGCCCAACAAACTCTGAGACGCTCAACGAGAGAACGCAAGCCAGTGCAACGCTTTCATTTCTGA